A genomic segment from Deinococcus sp. YIM 77859 encodes:
- a CDS encoding ExeM/NucH family extracellular endonuclease, with translation MKPSLLLLSAALLLSACSSGPQSPGAAKGKALIQVLSLPAEVQQVTLEVRGTDENTRNEARSLTATLTGGTATFTVPDLVKGAYTLTARAYDGTDAEKVVLYKGSRQVTFADEQPINLRINRITSAIQVTVAGVTAKSNVLIAKAGALEARLIGNGDTASGTLRGIPTGRAVRVIVEGRDSGGTLQQQGTATLRLSEEDGRVSVGLTDVVNATAPAVPTLSGADTVKKGEAYTLNIAARQADASASLKTVTVDWGDGSTQTIPLSGQEAEVHPTHVYTAPGPRSISVTVTNTANLSSTAGNTVNVLDTTTGNVTVETGAEVAPLHLTVTDVEAERVTATITAPQDSLGTASLRAQDLQKSYALELVPRGNGTWSGALSLPVGYAYTVQPHAIAGEQVREGQSRTLTVLPEGTSASLAFGGDAAPTCPAATITNIGAVQGNGATSPLVGQTVTVRGVVTSDFQAGLGGFFVQEIAPDNDPATSDGLFVYTGPTARQVQVGDVVQVGGTVREYRGSSDKQPGTATQLDTLTLFQKCSGTQVVKPVTLSFPLNTLDQLEQYENMLVTIPQPMTVTDNYGYGRYGELGLSSGGRLFVPTNGNAPSETAASQALRRIVLNDGSNVQNPAALPYLNASGTRRTGDTVQNLTGVLRYANDTFKIEPTVTPQFTDANPRSATPKPVGGRLRVAGANVLNYFITFGGSTDRGANNAYEFGRQQAKIVSTLLGLKADVISLMEIQNNGDAALEDLVAALNRAAGAGTYAAVKTGQLGSDAITVALIYRPDRVTPVGNFLADTASINDRPPVAQTFRENATGEVFSVIANHFKSKGSCPTSGDTDQGQGCWNFKRVAQAQALLDFVKTVQATSGDPDVLLLGDLNAYGDEDPIKTLISGGFESLNRRIPAEDRYSYQFGGQFGYLDHALASASLSGQVTGITEWHVNSDEPTFLDYNVEYKNNPNCKTSTCTTPDLYQPDAFRSSDHDPVLVGLDLKGGGTTSPVPSVALTPGTATVTAVAGAPAVTRTFTATAQNVTGALTVTVTPQNGAPPLVTAPATVTSGQPFDVTVTAPEGTTAGTYSYELKAAGGDVSGKATLTVTVQAPPATNTADLYFSEYVEGSGSNKAIELYNPTGQAVNLGDYTVELYTNGAAAPTNTVTLSGTLAAGSTFVIVNASAVQALKDKGQLLQSSVTSFNGDDALVLKKNGVVIDTFGQVGFDPGSAWISGDVTTLDRTLRRKTSVTTGDPNPSDPFDPAAQWDVFPTDTFDGLGTR, from the coding sequence ATGAAACCATCCCTACTGCTGCTCTCTGCTGCCCTGCTGCTTTCTGCCTGCTCCTCCGGTCCCCAGAGCCCTGGGGCCGCGAAAGGGAAGGCGCTTATTCAGGTTCTCTCGCTGCCCGCCGAGGTGCAGCAGGTGACCCTGGAGGTACGCGGTACCGATGAGAACACCCGGAACGAGGCTCGTTCCCTCACGGCGACCCTCACGGGCGGTACCGCCACCTTTACGGTGCCCGATCTGGTCAAGGGGGCCTATACCCTGACGGCGCGTGCCTACGACGGGACCGATGCGGAAAAGGTGGTGCTGTACAAGGGGAGCCGCCAGGTCACCTTTGCGGACGAGCAGCCCATCAACCTGAGGATCAACCGCATCACGAGCGCCATTCAGGTGACGGTTGCGGGCGTGACGGCCAAGAGCAACGTGCTGATCGCCAAGGCTGGAGCGCTGGAGGCCCGCTTGATCGGGAATGGCGACACCGCCTCGGGCACCCTGCGGGGCATTCCTACGGGCCGCGCGGTCAGGGTGATCGTCGAGGGTCGGGACAGCGGCGGCACCCTGCAGCAGCAGGGCACGGCCACGCTTCGTCTGAGCGAGGAGGACGGAAGGGTCAGCGTGGGCCTGACCGACGTCGTGAACGCCACGGCCCCGGCGGTGCCCACCCTCAGTGGCGCGGACACCGTCAAGAAGGGGGAGGCCTACACCCTGAACATCGCGGCGCGGCAGGCGGACGCCAGCGCCTCGCTCAAGACGGTCACCGTGGATTGGGGAGACGGGAGCACCCAGACCATCCCGCTCAGCGGGCAGGAGGCCGAGGTGCACCCCACCCACGTCTACACGGCGCCCGGTCCCCGCAGCATCAGCGTCACGGTCACCAACACGGCGAATCTCAGCAGCACGGCGGGCAACACGGTCAACGTGCTCGACACCACGACCGGGAATGTGACGGTGGAGACCGGCGCGGAGGTCGCCCCGCTTCATCTCACCGTGACGGACGTGGAGGCGGAGCGGGTGACGGCGACCATCACCGCACCCCAAGACAGTTTGGGGACCGCCAGCCTGCGGGCACAGGACCTCCAAAAGAGCTACGCCCTCGAGCTCGTTCCGCGTGGAAATGGCACCTGGAGCGGCGCGCTGAGCCTCCCCGTGGGGTACGCGTACACGGTGCAGCCCCACGCCATCGCGGGGGAGCAGGTCCGCGAGGGTCAGAGCCGCACCTTGACCGTCCTCCCGGAGGGCACCTCTGCATCCTTGGCCTTTGGCGGTGACGCGGCGCCCACCTGTCCCGCCGCCACCATCACCAACATCGGGGCCGTGCAGGGCAATGGCGCGACCAGTCCGCTGGTGGGTCAGACCGTCACGGTGCGCGGGGTCGTGACCAGCGACTTCCAGGCGGGTCTGGGAGGATTTTTTGTTCAGGAGATCGCGCCGGACAACGACCCGGCCACCAGTGACGGCCTCTTCGTGTATACCGGCCCCACGGCCCGGCAGGTCCAGGTGGGGGACGTCGTGCAGGTGGGCGGCACCGTGAGGGAGTATCGCGGCAGCAGCGACAAGCAGCCGGGCACGGCCACCCAGCTCGACACCCTGACCCTTTTCCAGAAGTGCAGCGGCACCCAGGTCGTCAAACCCGTCACCCTGAGCTTCCCGCTGAATACGCTTGACCAGCTCGAACAGTACGAAAACATGCTCGTTACCATCCCGCAGCCGATGACGGTGACCGACAACTATGGGTACGGGCGCTACGGCGAACTCGGCTTGTCGAGTGGGGGGCGCCTCTTTGTCCCCACCAACGGCAACGCGCCCAGCGAGACGGCAGCCAGCCAAGCCCTGCGCCGCATCGTGCTCAATGATGGCAGCAACGTGCAGAACCCCGCGGCTCTGCCCTACCTGAACGCCTCCGGCACCCGCCGTACCGGCGATACCGTCCAAAACCTGACCGGCGTGCTGCGCTACGCGAACGACACCTTTAAAATCGAGCCCACCGTCACCCCTCAGTTCACCGACGCCAATCCCCGTTCGGCGACGCCCAAACCCGTCGGTGGCCGCCTGCGGGTGGCCGGCGCGAACGTCCTGAATTACTTCATCACCTTTGGCGGCAGCACCGACCGTGGCGCGAACAACGCCTATGAGTTCGGGCGCCAGCAGGCCAAGATCGTCAGCACCCTGCTCGGCTTAAAGGCCGACGTGATCTCGCTGATGGAGATCCAGAACAATGGGGACGCCGCGCTTGAAGACCTTGTCGCGGCCCTCAACAGGGCGGCCGGGGCAGGCACCTATGCGGCCGTCAAGACCGGTCAGCTCGGCAGTGACGCCATCACGGTCGCCCTCATCTACCGGCCTGACCGCGTCACCCCCGTGGGGAACTTCCTCGCCGACACCGCGTCCATCAATGACCGGCCACCCGTCGCGCAGACCTTCCGCGAGAACGCGACGGGAGAAGTGTTCAGCGTGATCGCCAACCACTTCAAGAGCAAGGGCAGCTGCCCCACCAGCGGCGACACCGATCAGGGCCAGGGCTGCTGGAACTTCAAGCGCGTGGCGCAGGCCCAGGCGCTCCTCGACTTCGTGAAGACCGTGCAGGCCACGTCCGGTGACCCCGACGTGCTGCTGCTGGGTGACCTGAACGCCTACGGCGACGAGGATCCCATCAAGACCCTGATCTCAGGTGGCTTTGAGAGCCTGAACAGACGTATTCCCGCCGAGGACCGCTACTCCTACCAGTTCGGCGGCCAGTTCGGGTATCTGGATCACGCCCTGGCCAGTGCCTCCCTGAGCGGCCAGGTCACCGGCATCACCGAGTGGCACGTCAACAGCGACGAACCCACCTTCCTCGACTACAACGTCGAATACAAGAACAACCCCAACTGCAAGACGAGCACCTGCACCACCCCTGATCTGTACCAGCCCGACGCCTTTCGCTCGAGCGACCACGATCCGGTTCTGGTCGGCTTGGACCTCAAGGGAGGCGGCACGACCAGCCCGGTCCCCAGTGTTGCCCTCACGCCCGGGACGGCCACGGTCACCGCTGTCGCCGGCGCTCCCGCCGTGACCCGCACCTTTACGGCCACCGCACAGAACGTGACCGGTGCCCTGACCGTCACCGTCACGCCCCAGAACGGCGCGCCCCCCCTGGTCACCGCGCCTGCCACAGTGACCAGCGGTCAGCCCTTTGACGTGACCGTCACGGCACCGGAGGGCACCACGGCCGGTACCTACAGCTACGAGCTGAAGGCAGCCGGCGGCGACGTGAGCGGCAAGGCGACGCTGACGGTGACCGTGCAGGCCCCGCCCGCAACGAACACCGCCGACCTGTACTTCAGCGAGTACGTGGAAGGGAGCGGCAGCAACAAGGCGATCGAGCTCTACAACCCGACCGGGCAGGCCGTGAACCTGGGCGACTACACGGTCGAGCTCTACACCAACGGCGCTGCTGCGCCGACCAACACCGTCACCTTGAGTGGCACACTGGCGGCGGGCAGCACCTTTGTGATCGTGAATGCTTCGGCGGTTCAGGCCCTCAAGGACAAGGGGCAGCTTCTTCAGAGCTCGGTGACCTCTTTCAATGGGGATGACGCCCTCGTTCTGAAGAAGAATGGCGTGGTGATCGACACCTTCGGGCAGGTCGGCTTTGACCCCGGCAGCGCTTGGATTTCCGGCGACGTCACCACGCTTGACCGCACCCTGCGCCGCAAGACCAGCGTGACCACCGGCGACCCCAATCCCAGTGACCCCTTCGACCCCGCCGCCCAGTGGGACGTGTTTCCTACCGACACCTTTGACGGTCTGGGCACCCGCTGA
- a CDS encoding inorganic diphosphatase, with amino-acid sequence MKPDLIPFLGRTVRVMVDRPLGSRHPRWPDLVYPVNYGELPGTRGGDGQPLDAYLLGWDVPVREAEGVVTAVLVRQDDVEDKLVVVRPGWVWRDEEILKAVSFQEQYFDVRLLR; translated from the coding sequence ATGAAACCAGACCTCATCCCCTTTCTGGGCAGAACGGTACGTGTGATGGTGGATCGCCCGCTTGGCTCCCGCCACCCGCGCTGGCCGGACCTCGTGTACCCGGTCAACTACGGCGAACTGCCCGGCACACGGGGCGGTGATGGCCAGCCGCTGGACGCCTATCTGTTGGGCTGGGACGTGCCGGTACGGGAGGCAGAAGGCGTGGTGACGGCGGTGCTTGTCCGTCAGGATGACGTGGAGGACAAGCTGGTTGTGGTGCGGCCCGGTTGGGTGTGGCGTGACGAGGAGATCCTAAAGGCTGTCTCGTTTCAGGAGCAGTATTTTGACGTGCGGCTGCTGCGCTAG
- a CDS encoding SDR family oxidoreductase: protein MTNAHRPVTLITGATGGIGTALARALAGQHSLILQGRDAGRLRALVAEVGGTPLPLDLARPETFGAAVAGLGRITNLVHSAGVVELGAVAEQEDEVWTRTLAVNVVAPAALTRALLPGVRAERGTVVFINSGAGLRANPGWASYAASKFALRALADALREEEAPHGVRVTSVYPGRTATPMQQKVRAQENAAYDPRAYVSPETVAATVRFVLDAPRDAVLTDVSVRPGPRRGEGAGV, encoded by the coding sequence ATGACGAATGCACACAGACCCGTGACGCTGATCACCGGGGCGACGGGCGGGATCGGCACGGCGCTCGCGCGGGCGCTGGCGGGCCAGCATAGCCTGATCTTGCAGGGACGGGACGCAGGGCGGCTTAGGGCGCTCGTCGCGGAGGTGGGCGGAACGCCGCTGCCGCTGGACCTCGCCCGGCCCGAGACCTTTGGGGCAGCGGTCGCCGGGTTGGGCCGCATCACGAACCTGGTTCATAGTGCGGGAGTCGTGGAATTGGGCGCGGTGGCCGAGCAGGAGGACGAGGTGTGGACGCGTACCCTTGCGGTGAACGTGGTGGCCCCTGCCGCCCTGACGCGCGCCCTACTTCCTGGTGTACGGGCCGAGCGCGGCACGGTCGTCTTCATCAACAGCGGCGCGGGTCTGCGTGCCAACCCGGGCTGGGCGAGCTACGCGGCCAGCAAATTCGCCCTCAGGGCACTGGCGGACGCGCTGCGTGAGGAGGAGGCGCCGCACGGGGTTCGTGTGACCAGCGTCTATCCGGGCCGCACCGCCACACCCATGCAGCAGAAGGTCCGGGCGCAGGAGAACGCGGCGTACGATCCCCGCGCCTATGTGTCTCCCGAAACCGTGGCCGCGACCGTGCGCTTCGTGCTTGACGCCCCCCGTGACGCGGTCCTCACCGACGTGAGCGTACGTCCCGGTCCCCGCCGAGGTGAAGGTGCAGGCGTTTGA
- a CDS encoding NAD(P)/FAD-dependent oxidoreductase encodes MQAFDAVVIGAGPAGLNAALVLGGARRRVLLLDGGPPRNAKATAAHGVFTRDGAPPVCLKTIGLEDLAPYPVSVLPGVAREARALPQGFAVRHDGGWVQARRLLFATGVRDILPNVPGLRERWGRTVHHCPYCDGWPNREAALGVLGSGQEGHHLALSVRAWSKRVTLLTDGPDELTEEQREDLARVGVPIFTGPILRFGGVDRVDVRFRRGGRLTLDAVFLNPTQQQNSTLPASLGCELNEKSRVVVNENGMTSVRGVWAAGDMTGAPQYVMSAAATGMIAAVSLNTTLIHEDVRKFGAAFHKSPGEETGEPPSGGEAS; translated from the coding sequence GTGCAGGCGTTTGATGCCGTGGTGATCGGGGCAGGCCCGGCAGGCCTGAATGCCGCCTTGGTGCTGGGAGGCGCACGGCGCCGGGTGCTGCTGCTGGACGGCGGGCCCCCACGCAACGCCAAGGCCACCGCGGCCCACGGGGTCTTCACACGTGACGGCGCGCCCCCAGTCTGCCTGAAGACGATCGGGCTGGAGGACCTTGCCCCGTACCCGGTGAGCGTGCTGCCCGGGGTGGCGCGCGAGGCCCGCGCTCTGCCGCAGGGGTTTGCGGTGCGGCATGATGGCGGCTGGGTCCAGGCCCGGCGTCTGCTTTTTGCCACTGGGGTCCGCGACATCCTGCCCAATGTCCCCGGCCTGCGCGAACGCTGGGGCCGCACCGTTCACCACTGCCCCTACTGTGACGGCTGGCCCAACCGTGAGGCGGCCCTGGGGGTGCTGGGCTCCGGTCAGGAGGGTCACCATCTCGCCCTCAGCGTGCGGGCCTGGTCCAAGCGCGTGACCCTGCTGACGGACGGCCCCGATGAGCTGACGGAAGAGCAGCGCGAGGACCTGGCCCGGGTCGGTGTTCCCATCTTCACGGGCCCCATCCTGCGCTTCGGTGGCGTGGACCGAGTGGACGTGCGGTTTCGCCGGGGCGGGCGGCTTACGCTGGATGCCGTTTTCCTGAATCCGACCCAGCAGCAGAACAGCACCTTGCCCGCGTCGCTCGGCTGCGAGCTCAACGAGAAAAGCCGCGTGGTGGTCAACGAGAACGGGATGACCAGCGTGCGCGGCGTATGGGCGGCGGGCGACATGACCGGCGCGCCCCAGTACGTCATGAGCGCCGCAGCAACCGGCATGATCGCCGCTGTCTCCCTGAACACCACCCTGATTCACGAAGACGTGCGGAAGTTCGGCGCAGCCTTTCACAAGTCGCCGGGTGAGGAGACGGGCGAGCCGCCCAGCGGGGGAGAAGCGTCCTGA
- the hrpB gene encoding ATP-dependent helicase HrpB, which produces MPPVAYPDLPVFEVLPELRAALERSPLVVLQAPPGAGKSTALPLALLNEPSLAGQGVVMLQPRRVAARAVAARLAEGLGEEVGRTVGFRVRFESRVSSRTRLEVVTEGILTRRLQRDPELSGVGLVILDEFHERSLNADLALALLREVQGALRDDLRVLVMSATLDPALPERLGAPLVQSKGRMYPVDVRYLPADPVGRVEDVVVRAVREALAAHVEGDVLAFLPGAREIHGARAALSDVNAVVLPLYGDLPLAEQRRALLPDPQGRRKVVLATSIAETSLTLPGVRVVVDGGLSRTQRFDPGTGLTRMVTTRVTRDAAEQRAGRAGRTSPGTAYRLWSERTHAALPAARPPEILDADLTPLTLELAGWGVPDPAALAWLDKPPAPRVEAARALLRDLDALDEEGRITQRGGALLELPTHPRLAHLLQGGVALGLGPLAADVAALLEERDPLGGGAGTDLTSRVAALRAWRRGERGRGEAGVLQRVERLCAQWRRLLDLCPEDLPPDPFAVGHLVALAYPERVALAREGGGGRFLLAGGQGARLPEGDALAASPALAVAHLDAGTGEGRIHLAAPLDPRALAARAVWHDAARWDTRTGTLVAQRERRVGALVLETRPLPDLPHAARVEALAGAVRSEGLHLLTFSPEAENLRARVESIRRWRPEETGWPDLSDAALLATLQDWLGPFLEGVRTRDDFKRLNLLPALQALLPWPLLGRLDDLAPTFLTVPSGSRIRLQYQPDGSPPVLAVKLQELFGLAETPTVNAGRTPVRLHLLSPAGRPVQVTQDLRSFWNSSYFEVRKDLRGRYPKHPWPDDPWSHVPTRQTKKRGV; this is translated from the coding sequence ATGCCCCCCGTGGCCTACCCCGATCTTCCCGTCTTTGAGGTGCTGCCCGAGCTGCGCGCCGCGCTTGAGCGGAGCCCGTTGGTGGTGCTTCAGGCCCCGCCGGGAGCAGGCAAGAGCACCGCGCTGCCCCTGGCGCTGCTGAACGAACCCTCCTTGGCCGGGCAAGGCGTCGTGATGCTGCAACCGCGGCGGGTGGCGGCCCGAGCAGTCGCCGCGCGGCTCGCGGAGGGCCTGGGGGAGGAGGTGGGCCGTACGGTCGGTTTCCGCGTCCGCTTTGAGTCGCGGGTATCTTCCCGCACGCGCCTTGAGGTGGTCACCGAGGGCATCCTCACCCGCCGCCTGCAACGGGACCCGGAGCTCAGCGGCGTGGGCCTGGTTATCCTCGACGAGTTTCACGAGCGCTCTCTTAACGCTGACCTCGCCCTGGCCCTGCTGCGCGAGGTGCAGGGAGCGCTGCGAGACGACCTGCGCGTGCTGGTCATGAGTGCCACCCTGGACCCGGCCCTGCCTGAACGTCTGGGGGCACCGCTTGTGCAGAGCAAGGGCCGCATGTACCCGGTGGACGTGCGCTACCTGCCCGCCGACCCGGTGGGGCGCGTGGAGGACGTGGTGGTCCGCGCCGTCCGTGAGGCCCTCGCCGCGCACGTGGAAGGAGACGTCCTCGCCTTCCTGCCCGGCGCGCGGGAGATTCATGGGGCGCGAGCAGCCCTGAGCGACGTGAACGCCGTGGTGCTCCCCCTCTACGGTGACCTGCCCCTGGCCGAGCAGCGGCGCGCCCTGTTGCCGGATCCCCAGGGGCGGCGCAAGGTCGTGCTGGCGACTTCCATCGCGGAAACGTCGCTGACCCTGCCGGGCGTACGGGTGGTGGTGGACGGCGGGCTGAGCCGCACGCAGCGCTTTGACCCCGGCACCGGCCTCACCCGCATGGTGACCACCCGGGTTACGCGCGACGCCGCCGAGCAGCGAGCGGGCCGCGCCGGACGCACCTCCCCCGGCACCGCCTACCGCCTCTGGAGCGAGCGCACCCATGCCGCCCTGCCGGCAGCCCGCCCTCCCGAGATTCTGGACGCGGACCTCACGCCCCTCACGCTCGAACTGGCGGGGTGGGGGGTGCCCGATCCCGCCGCGCTCGCCTGGCTGGACAAGCCGCCCGCGCCGCGTGTCGAGGCGGCCCGTGCCCTGCTGCGTGACCTGGACGCCCTGGACGAGGAGGGCCGGATCACGCAGCGGGGGGGAGCCCTCCTCGAGTTGCCCACCCATCCCCGTCTCGCGCACCTCCTCCAAGGCGGCGTAGCCCTCGGCCTGGGGCCGCTTGCTGCCGATGTGGCTGCCCTGCTTGAAGAACGTGACCCACTGGGAGGCGGGGCCGGGACCGACCTGACGAGCCGGGTCGCGGCCCTGCGTGCCTGGCGCCGGGGCGAGCGGGGGAGGGGGGAAGCCGGCGTGCTACAGCGGGTGGAACGCCTCTGCGCACAGTGGCGCAGGCTCCTGGACCTCTGCCCCGAGGACCTGCCGCCCGATCCCTTTGCAGTGGGGCACCTCGTGGCCCTGGCCTACCCCGAGCGCGTGGCCCTCGCGCGGGAGGGGGGAGGAGGCCGCTTTCTGCTCGCGGGCGGGCAGGGCGCCCGGCTGCCGGAAGGGGACGCGCTCGCTGCGAGCCCCGCGCTGGCCGTCGCCCATCTGGATGCGGGGACGGGGGAGGGGCGCATTCACCTCGCTGCGCCGCTGGACCCCAGGGCGCTTGCTGCTCGGGCGGTATGGCACGACGCGGCGCGCTGGGACACTCGCACCGGGACCCTCGTCGCCCAGCGAGAACGGCGCGTGGGGGCACTCGTGCTGGAGACTCGCCCCCTGCCCGACCTGCCCCACGCCGCTCGTGTGGAGGCCCTCGCGGGGGCCGTCCGCTCGGAGGGCCTCCACCTCCTCACCTTCAGCCCAGAGGCAGAGAATCTGCGCGCCCGTGTCGAGTCCATCCGCCGCTGGCGCCCCGAGGAGACGGGCTGGCCCGACCTCTCCGACGCGGCCCTGCTCGCCACGTTGCAGGACTGGCTCGGCCCTTTTCTGGAAGGTGTCCGCACCCGCGACGACTTCAAGCGCCTGAACCTCCTCCCCGCCCTGCAAGCCCTGCTTCCCTGGCCGCTGCTGGGGCGCCTCGACGACCTTGCGCCCACGTTCCTCACCGTGCCCAGTGGGTCGAGGATTCGCCTTCAGTACCAGCCGGATGGCTCCCCGCCCGTCTTGGCCGTGAAGCTGCAGGAGCTGTTTGGTCTGGCAGAGACGCCCACCGTGAATGCGGGCCGCACCCCCGTGCGGCTGCACCTGCTCTCGCCCGCCGGGCGCCCCGTGCAGGTCACCCAGGATCTGCGGTCCTTTTGGAACAGCAGCTACTTTGAGGTTCGCAAGGATCTGCGGGGGCGCTATCCCAAGCACCCCTGGCCGGACGATCCCTGGAGTCACGTGCCGACGCGGCAGACGAAGAAACGAGGCGTATAG
- the ddrA gene encoding single-stranded DNA-binding protein DdrA, which produces MQLSDVQKRLQAPFPAHLVGWKAQAFNKERTRALLLAYVDARAVQDRLDAICPDSWSFELEVIPGTATPTVKGRLTVLGVTREDIGEAAEGEYGTLKAAASDALKRCAVQFGIGRYLYDLPKQWVDWNDAKREPVTTPELPEWARPDHERSPGGAHLVQAMEQLKYELPEDLELQREVYKHLKAALGSLQGGGHSRHGRAA; this is translated from the coding sequence ATGCAGTTGAGCGATGTTCAGAAACGACTCCAAGCCCCGTTTCCCGCTCACCTCGTGGGCTGGAAAGCCCAAGCCTTTAACAAGGAGCGTACCCGCGCGCTGCTGCTGGCCTACGTTGATGCCCGCGCAGTGCAGGACCGCCTGGACGCCATCTGCCCCGACAGCTGGAGCTTCGAGCTGGAAGTGATTCCCGGCACCGCCACGCCGACCGTCAAGGGGCGCCTGACTGTGTTGGGCGTGACCCGTGAGGATATCGGCGAGGCCGCCGAAGGCGAGTACGGCACGCTGAAAGCCGCGGCCTCCGATGCCCTGAAGCGCTGCGCGGTGCAGTTCGGCATTGGCCGCTACCTGTACGACCTGCCCAAGCAGTGGGTGGACTGGAACGACGCCAAGCGCGAGCCCGTCACCACACCCGAACTGCCCGAGTGGGCCCGGCCTGACCACGAGCGCAGCCCCGGCGGCGCCCACCTCGTGCAGGCGATGGAGCAGCTCAAGTACGAACTGCCCGAGGACCTCGAGCTGCAACGCGAGGTGTACAAGCACCTCAAGGCCGCGCTGGGCAGCCTGCAAGGTGGAGGGCACAGCCGTCACGGACGGGCCGCATGA
- a CDS encoding S8 family peptidase, with protein sequence MNTRLALGTLGLTLLLAACGQQMNAPADPAQASTPDRSHRTAPLLGTGNPEALPGQYIVVLSEGAARSELGAQDAGGLIRALNLDPQGVTVQHIYTQALSGFAARLSAQNLAQLQADPRVKYIEQDARVHATATQSGATWGLDRIDQRNLPLDGNYTYNTTASNVTAYIIDTGINTAHTAFGGRAVWGTNTTGDGNNSDCQGHGTHVAGTVGSSTWGVAKGVKLVAVKVLGCDGSGTNSGVIAGINWALSNKTGPAVANMSLGGGASQAVDDAVNNAASKNLVMAVAAGNENQNACNVSPARAANAITVGSTTNTDARSSFSNYGSCVDLFAPGSNITSTWIGSTTATNTISGTSMATPHVAGAVALILANNPSYTTSQVTSALLNSATTGKVTSAGSGSPNRLLYTGSGSTSTTPAPGTSTTYTGSVSQGSSSWKPSTSGFSYGGGTLQGTLSGPSGTDFDLYLQKWNGSSWVDVAASEGSSSSESINYAAGSGTYRWEVYAYSGSGSYTLVETK encoded by the coding sequence ATGAATACCCGTCTCGCGCTCGGCACCCTCGGTCTTACGCTCCTGCTCGCGGCCTGCGGTCAGCAGATGAACGCGCCGGCAGACCCGGCTCAGGCGAGCACACCTGACCGCAGCCACCGCACAGCGCCCCTGCTCGGCACCGGCAACCCGGAAGCGCTTCCCGGACAGTACATCGTGGTGCTGAGTGAGGGAGCGGCTCGCAGCGAGTTGGGCGCGCAGGATGCCGGTGGGTTGATTCGCGCGCTGAACCTCGATCCGCAGGGCGTGACGGTACAGCACATCTACACGCAGGCCCTCAGCGGTTTCGCGGCCCGGCTCAGCGCCCAGAACCTCGCCCAGCTTCAGGCGGATCCGCGCGTCAAGTACATCGAGCAGGATGCGAGGGTCCACGCGACCGCGACCCAGAGCGGCGCCACCTGGGGCCTAGACCGCATAGACCAGCGCAACCTGCCCCTCGACGGCAACTACACCTACAACACGACGGCCAGCAACGTCACCGCCTACATCATCGACACGGGGATCAACACGGCGCATACCGCTTTCGGCGGACGGGCGGTGTGGGGCACCAACACCACCGGAGACGGCAACAACAGTGACTGCCAGGGACACGGCACCCACGTGGCGGGCACGGTGGGCAGCAGCACCTGGGGGGTCGCCAAGGGCGTGAAGCTCGTCGCGGTGAAGGTGCTGGGCTGTGACGGCAGCGGCACCAACTCCGGTGTGATCGCGGGCATCAACTGGGCCCTGAGCAACAAGACCGGCCCGGCGGTGGCGAACATGAGTCTGGGCGGTGGGGCCAGCCAGGCGGTGGACGACGCGGTGAACAATGCGGCCAGCAAGAACCTCGTGATGGCCGTCGCCGCCGGGAATGAAAACCAAAACGCCTGTAACGTCTCTCCCGCTCGCGCCGCCAACGCCATTACCGTGGGCTCGACCACCAACACCGACGCCCGCTCCAGCTTCAGCAACTACGGCTCGTGCGTCGACCTCTTCGCGCCGGGCAGCAACATCACCAGCACCTGGATCGGCAGCACCACCGCCACCAACACCATCAGCGGCACCAGCATGGCCACGCCCCACGTGGCGGGCGCCGTCGCCCTGATCCTGGCGAATAACCCCTCCTACACGACGTCACAGGTCACAAGCGCCCTGCTCAATAGCGCCACGACCGGCAAAGTCACCTCGGCGGGCAGCGGCAGCCCCAACCGCCTGCTGTACACCGGCAGCGGCAGCACGAGCACCACGCCCGCTCCCGGCACCTCCACCACCTACACCGGCTCCGTGAGCCAGGGCAGCAGCTCCTGGAAACCCAGCACAAGCGGCTTTTCCTACGGCGGCGGGACCCTTCAGGGTACGCTGAGCGGCCCAAGCGGCACGGATTTTGACCTCTACCTCCAGAAGTGGAACGGCAGCAGCTGGGTGGACGTGGCTGCCAGCGAGGGCAGCAGCAGCAGCGAGAGCATCAACTACGCGGCGGGCAGCGGCACCTACCGCTGGGAGGTCTACGCCTACAGCGGCAGCGGCAGCTACACCCTGGTCGAGACGAAGTAA